Proteins co-encoded in one Streptococcus parauberis NCFD 2020 genomic window:
- a CDS encoding alpha-galactosidase, whose product MTLNIAFDESSQIFHLHNNSMSYMIELLEDKYLAHRYWGPYIKQFDKLNQKPLKKRTFSSRPEKSDEHFSLEFVPQEFPISYQGDYKESALEVTFHDNSHVFRLTYSDYQIITDSPDIAPLPHARKNRNSHSKTLVINLIDEITHIQVNLYYTIFENYDALIRSSEVINLGKKSLIIDQLMSASLDQLYSGQEVISFYGSHQAEFQKNNAPIQHGQFITGTSRGSSGPQYVPFIAVGKNADEQHGQIHAMTLLYSGNHRELIERDQYDQLRLQIGLNPSQFSWQLAEQESFQSPQALLVYSKNGFNGMSKVFHSFNKNHISPPNQVSTTKPILINSWEMTYFEVNEALMLKLIDQASQLGFEAVVLDDGWFKGRNSSKTSLGDWQVDQSKFPNGLEVIVEKCRQKKLKFGIWFEPEMISPESDLYTRKTHWIVKAPHHAAHLGRNQYVLDLTQNEAQQFLLNTMREFIYTYKPDYIKWDMNRHIVEPFSQISEFLPKEFSHRYMIKLYEILDQLTTEFPEIIFENCSSGSGRLDFGMLYYFPQTWASDNTDALDRQKIQYGASYLFHPYQLTGHVSDVPNHQTNRITPIQTRMNLASSTNMGYELNILTLSDEDKRAIKNHLNQYKAQRDLIQNGSFYRLCSPFESNITAWLFESKAKDEILLFVFKNCFNITELNTILTIPYADPTAEYIDSNGYHYFGDELKYSGLSIPFEKGDFQSYSLHLKKLN is encoded by the coding sequence ATGACTTTAAATATTGCCTTTGATGAAAGCAGTCAAATATTTCATTTGCACAATAATTCAATGAGTTATATGATTGAATTGCTGGAAGACAAGTACCTTGCTCATCGTTATTGGGGTCCTTACATAAAGCAATTTGATAAACTAAATCAAAAACCATTAAAAAAAAGAACCTTCTCAAGCCGTCCTGAAAAGAGTGATGAGCATTTTTCCTTGGAATTTGTTCCCCAAGAATTTCCAATATCTTATCAAGGAGATTATAAAGAATCAGCTTTAGAAGTCACGTTTCATGATAATAGTCATGTCTTTCGACTTACTTATAGCGATTACCAAATCATTACGGATAGTCCTGATATTGCCCCTTTACCCCATGCAAGAAAAAATCGAAATAGTCATTCCAAAACATTAGTTATTAATTTGATTGACGAAATTACACATATCCAAGTGAACTTATATTACACAATATTCGAAAACTATGATGCACTTATTCGTTCTTCCGAAGTGATTAACCTTGGAAAAAAATCACTTATCATTGATCAACTTATGAGTGCATCATTAGATCAATTATATAGTGGACAAGAAGTTATTAGTTTTTATGGATCCCACCAAGCTGAATTTCAGAAGAACAATGCACCTATCCAACATGGGCAATTTATTACAGGAACTAGTCGTGGCTCAAGCGGACCACAATATGTACCATTTATAGCCGTAGGAAAAAATGCTGATGAACAACATGGGCAAATACATGCGATGACCTTGCTTTATTCTGGAAATCATCGTGAATTAATTGAGCGAGACCAGTACGATCAATTAAGATTACAAATTGGATTAAATCCAAGTCAGTTCTCTTGGCAATTAGCAGAGCAAGAAAGTTTCCAGTCTCCACAAGCACTTTTAGTCTATTCAAAGAATGGTTTTAATGGCATGTCAAAAGTTTTTCATTCTTTCAATAAGAACCACATCTCACCACCAAACCAAGTTAGTACTACAAAACCCATCCTTATTAATAGTTGGGAAATGACGTATTTTGAAGTAAATGAAGCACTTATGTTAAAACTCATCGATCAAGCTTCCCAATTAGGTTTTGAAGCAGTTGTTCTGGACGATGGGTGGTTCAAAGGTCGAAACTCAAGTAAAACCTCCCTTGGTGATTGGCAGGTAGATCAGTCTAAATTTCCAAATGGTCTAGAAGTCATTGTCGAAAAATGTCGACAAAAAAAACTTAAATTTGGAATATGGTTCGAGCCTGAAATGATCTCACCTGAAAGTGATCTTTATACCAGAAAAACCCATTGGATAGTTAAAGCACCACACCATGCAGCACATTTAGGTAGAAACCAATATGTCTTAGACTTGACTCAAAATGAAGCACAGCAATTTCTGCTAAACACAATGAGAGAATTCATTTATACTTATAAACCAGATTATATCAAATGGGATATGAATCGCCACATCGTTGAACCATTCAGTCAAATTTCAGAGTTTCTTCCAAAAGAATTTTCTCATCGCTACATGATTAAACTATATGAAATACTAGATCAATTAACTACAGAATTCCCAGAAATAATTTTTGAAAATTGTTCCAGTGGTAGTGGGCGTCTTGACTTTGGAATGCTATATTACTTCCCACAAACTTGGGCAAGTGATAATACGGATGCCTTAGATAGACAAAAGATTCAATATGGAGCCTCTTATTTATTCCACCCCTATCAACTAACGGGACATGTTTCCGATGTTCCAAATCATCAAACAAATCGTATTACTCCCATCCAAACCCGTATGAACCTTGCATCATCAACTAACATGGGCTACGAACTAAATATCCTTACACTGTCTGATGAAGATAAAAGAGCAATAAAAAATCATTTAAATCAATATAAAGCACAACGTGACTTAATTCAAAATGGTAGCTTCTATCGACTTTGTTCTCCTTTTGAAAGCAATATAACAGCTTGGCTATTTGAAAGCAAAGCAAAGGACGAAATCCTTTTATTTGTTTTTAAAAATTGTTTTAACATTACCGAACTAAACACTATCCTCACCATTCCATATGCAGATCCAACAGCTGAATATATAGATTCTAATGGATATCATTACTTTGGTGATGAGCTAAAATATTCAGGCTTATCTATCCCCTTTGAAAAAGGTGATTTTCAATCTTACAGTCTTCATCTAAAAAAATTAAATTGA
- a CDS encoding GNAT family N-acetyltransferase yields the protein MIELNDDAQDRVGDLCFKGLKSGGQVEIGYCLIDTYWNKGYATEAVDVIVKWALNQPGVKYVEAEAEPDNIASIRVLEKNNFVLTGEMGEEGPKYIFH from the coding sequence GTGATTGAGCTAAATGATGATGCTCAGGATAGAGTAGGTGACTTATGTTTTAAAGGTTTAAAATCAGGTGGTCAGGTAGAAATAGGTTATTGTCTAATTGATACTTATTGGAACAAGGGATATGCTACGGAAGCGGTTGATGTAATAGTGAAGTGGGCACTTAATCAACCTGGTGTTAAGTATGTAGAAGCGGAAGCAGAACCTGACAATATTGCATCAATAAGAGTTTTAGAAAAAAATAATTTTGTATTAACTGGAGAAATGGGCGAAGAAGGCCCAAAATATATTTTTCATTAG
- a CDS encoding YbaB/EbfC family nucleoid-associated protein codes for MMNMQNMMKQAQKLQKQMEQKQADLAAMEFVGKSAQDLVMATFTGDKKLVSIDFKDAVVDPEDIETLSDMTTQAINDAMTQIEEATKQTLGAFAGKMPF; via the coding sequence TTGATGAATATGCAAAACATGATGAAGCAAGCGCAAAAGCTTCAGAAACAGATGGAACAAAAGCAAGCTGATTTGGCAGCAATGGAGTTTGTTGGTAAATCTGCTCAGGATTTGGTGATGGCTACTTTTACTGGTGACAAGAAATTGGTTTCTATTGACTTTAAAGATGCTGTTGTAGATCCTGAAGACATTGAAACTTTGTCTGATATGACGACACAAGCCATCAATGATGCCATGACGCAAATTGAAGAAGCAACCAAACAGACACTTGGTGCCTTCGCTGGCAAAATGCCATTCTAA
- a CDS encoding 3'-5' exonuclease gives MENLANYIAFDLEFNTVDDKSHLIQLSAIKCQNHKEVDSFDTYVYTVVPLQSFINGLTGITADKIAGAPKVDQVISDFTSFVGDLSLIGYNSHKSDLPILAENGLDLTSQYKVDLYDEAFERRSTDLNGIANLKLTTVADFLGIKGRGHNSLEDARMTARVYETFLEFDDNKTYLDHQEEEKMSSGDNPFAALGGLFD, from the coding sequence ATGGAAAATCTAGCAAACTATATTGCCTTTGATTTGGAATTTAACACCGTCGATGACAAAAGCCACCTAATTCAACTTTCAGCAATCAAGTGTCAAAATCACAAAGAAGTTGACAGCTTTGACACCTATGTTTACACCGTTGTGCCCTTACAAAGCTTTATCAATGGTTTAACAGGCATTACAGCGGATAAAATTGCTGGCGCTCCAAAGGTTGATCAGGTTATCTCGGACTTTACAAGTTTCGTTGGAGACCTATCCCTCATCGGTTATAATTCTCACAAGTCAGATCTGCCTATCTTGGCAGAAAATGGCTTGGACCTGACAAGCCAGTACAAAGTTGACCTCTATGACGAAGCTTTTGAACGACGTAGCACCGACTTAAACGGCATCGCCAATTTAAAACTAACGACAGTGGCGGACTTCCTAGGCATCAAAGGGCGTGGGCACAACAGCCTGGAAGACGCCCGAATGACGGCTCGTGTCTATGAAACTTTCTTGGAGTTCGATGACAATAAGACTTATCTTGACCACCAAGAGGAGGAGAAGATGAGTTCGGGGGATAACCCTTTTGCAGCTTTAGGCGGATTATTTGATTAA
- a CDS encoding DUF536 domain-containing protein: MAIEKTVSELAEILGVSRQAVNNRVKALPDEDLDKNDKGVTVVKRSGLIKLEEIYKKTIFDDEPISEETKQRELLEILVDEKNTEITRLYNQLKAKDDQLAAKDEQMHVKDVQIAEKDKQLDQQQQLTAKAMADKETLKLELEEAKAEVDEARSQVEDQTVGKKGFFARLFAK; the protein is encoded by the coding sequence ATGGCAATAGAAAAGACAGTTAGTGAGCTAGCTGAAATTTTGGGAGTTAGCCGTCAGGCCGTTAATAATCGTGTAAAAGCTCTTCCAGATGAGGATCTTGATAAGAATGACAAGGGTGTCACTGTGGTTAAACGTAGTGGCCTTATTAAGTTGGAAGAAATTTATAAAAAAACTATTTTTGATGATGAGCCAATTAGTGAAGAAACTAAACAACGTGAATTGTTAGAAATATTAGTTGACGAAAAAAACACTGAGATCACTCGTCTTTATAACCAATTAAAAGCCAAAGATGACCAGTTAGCTGCTAAAGATGAACAAATGCACGTTAAAGACGTGCAGATTGCTGAAAAAGATAAACAATTAGATCAGCAACAACAATTAACTGCTAAAGCAATGGCAGACAAAGAAACTCTTAAGTTAGAACTTGAGGAAGCAAAAGCAGAAGTTGACGAAGCGCGTAGCCAAGTCGAAGACCAAACAGTTGGTAAAAAAGGCTTCTTTGCACGTCTTTTTGCTAAATAA
- a CDS encoding NAD(P)/FAD-dependent oxidoreductase, translating to MNKYETIVIGGGPAGMMAAISSSYHGYKTLLIEKNKRLGKKLAGTGGGRCNVTNNGTLEELLAGIPGNGRFLYSVFSQFDNHDIIAFFQDNGVALKEEDHGRMFPTTDKSRTIIGALEAKIQALGGHILPNTEVISVKKIDDVFHVKSANEEFTCDKLIVTTGGKSYPSTGSTGFGHEIARHFKLNITELEAAESPLLTDFPHKALQGIDLDDVTLSYDKHVITHDLLFTHFGLSGPAALRLSSFVSGGEIATLDFLPKMTQDDLVHYLEDNRDKSLKNALKGLVPERVAEFIATGYAEKVKQLSPNELEEVMDKLKKMPIPITGKMSLAKSFVTKGGVDLKEINPKTLESKQVPGLHFAGEVLDINAHTGGFNITSALCSGWVAGSPHY from the coding sequence ATGAATAAGTATGAAACAATTGTAATTGGGGGTGGCCCAGCCGGAATGATGGCAGCCATTTCCAGTAGCTATCACGGCTACAAAACTCTGCTAATTGAAAAGAACAAACGCCTCGGTAAGAAGCTGGCCGGAACTGGTGGCGGACGTTGTAATGTGACTAACAATGGTACACTTGAAGAACTCTTAGCTGGCATTCCAGGCAATGGTCGCTTTCTTTATAGTGTCTTTTCGCAATTTGATAACCATGACATTATTGCTTTTTTCCAGGATAATGGCGTTGCTTTAAAAGAAGAAGACCATGGACGGATGTTCCCGACCACTGATAAATCAAGAACAATCATCGGTGCCTTGGAAGCGAAAATTCAAGCCTTAGGTGGTCACATTTTACCCAATACAGAAGTGATTTCCGTTAAGAAAATTGATGATGTCTTTCACGTCAAATCTGCTAACGAAGAGTTCACCTGTGACAAATTAATTGTAACAACGGGTGGCAAATCTTATCCCTCAACTGGCTCAACCGGCTTTGGCCATGAGATTGCCAGACATTTTAAGCTGAACATCACCGAATTAGAGGCAGCAGAAAGTCCACTCTTGACTGACTTCCCTCACAAGGCGCTCCAAGGCATCGACTTGGACGACGTGACACTATCCTATGACAAACACGTGATCACTCACGATTTGCTCTTCACCCACTTTGGTTTATCAGGACCAGCTGCCCTTCGCCTGTCTTCATTTGTCTCCGGCGGGGAAATTGCTACACTGGACTTTTTGCCCAAAATGACTCAGGATGACTTGGTCCATTACCTAGAGGACAACAGAGATAAGTCTCTAAAAAATGCCCTCAAAGGATTAGTCCCAGAGCGGGTGGCAGAATTTATTGCCACTGGCTACGCGGAGAAGGTCAAACAGTTGTCACCAAACGAATTGGAAGAAGTTATGGATAAACTCAAGAAAATGCCAATTCCCATCACAGGTAAAATGTCACTGGCTAAATCATTCGTGACCAAAGGCGGTGTTGACTTGAAAGAAATCAATCCCAAAACCTTAGAAAGCAAACAAGTCCCAGGACTCCACTTTGCCGGAGAAGTTTTGGATATCAATGCCCACACAGGTGGTTTTAACATCACTTCCGCCCTCTGTTCAGGCTGGGTCGCAGGAAGCCCTCATTATTAA
- the rpsN gene encoding 30S ribosomal protein S14: protein MAKKSKIAKYQKQLQLIDQYADLRRELKAKGDYEALRKLPRDSNPNRLKNRDQIDGRPHAYMRKFGVSRINFRNLAHKGQLPGITKASW, encoded by the coding sequence ATGGCAAAGAAATCAAAAATTGCTAAGTACCAGAAGCAGCTCCAACTGATTGATCAGTATGCTGACCTTCGTCGTGAACTTAAGGCTAAAGGCGATTATGAAGCCCTTCGTAAATTGCCACGCGATTCAAACCCAAACCGTTTGAAAAACCGTGATCAAATCGATGGTCGTCCCCATGCTTATATGCGTAAGTTTGGTGTTAGCCGTATTAACTTCCGTAACCTAGCTCACAAAGGTCAACTACCTGGCATCACAAAAGCTAGCTGGTAA
- the tsaD gene encoding tRNA (adenosine(37)-N6)-threonylcarbamoyltransferase complex transferase subunit TsaD: protein MTDRYILAVESSCDETSVAILKNDRELLSNIIASQVDSHKRFGGVVPEVASRHHVEVVTTCFEDALQEAGITAKDLSAVAVTYGPGLVGALLVGIAAAKAFAWANQLPLIPVNHMAGHLMAAREQNELSYPLMALLVSGGHTELVYVTEPGAYHIVGETRDDAVGEAYDKVGRVMGLTYPAGREIDQLAHQGKDTYSFPRAMIKEDHLEFSFSGLKSAFINLHHNAEQKGEELVLEDLCASFQAAVLDILIVKTKKALSKYPSKMLVVAGGVAANQGLRERLATDITETEVVIPPLRLCGDNAGMIALAAAVEYDKGHFAQMDLNAKPSLAFSYLEN, encoded by the coding sequence ATGACAGATAGATACATTCTTGCGGTCGAAAGTTCTTGTGACGAGACAAGTGTCGCAATTCTTAAGAATGACCGAGAACTTTTAAGTAATATCATTGCCAGTCAGGTTGACAGCCATAAACGCTTTGGTGGCGTGGTGCCAGAAGTTGCCAGCCGTCACCATGTGGAAGTGGTAACGACCTGCTTTGAAGACGCTTTGCAGGAAGCTGGCATCACAGCTAAAGACCTATCAGCAGTTGCTGTAACCTATGGACCTGGGCTTGTTGGGGCGCTTTTGGTTGGAATAGCTGCTGCAAAAGCCTTTGCTTGGGCCAACCAACTCCCATTAATCCCAGTCAACCACATGGCAGGCCACCTGATGGCTGCGCGTGAGCAGAATGAACTGAGCTATCCGCTGATGGCATTACTGGTTTCCGGAGGGCACACAGAGTTAGTTTACGTGACAGAACCTGGTGCTTACCATATCGTCGGGGAAACTCGTGATGACGCAGTCGGCGAAGCATACGACAAAGTAGGCCGTGTCATGGGCTTAACATACCCAGCAGGGCGAGAAATTGACCAGTTAGCACACCAAGGTAAAGATACCTACAGCTTCCCAAGGGCGATGATTAAAGAAGACCATTTGGAATTTTCATTCTCAGGACTAAAATCAGCCTTTATCAATTTGCATCACAATGCTGAGCAAAAAGGGGAAGAGTTGGTCTTAGAAGACCTTTGTGCTTCTTTCCAAGCTGCCGTCCTTGATATCTTGATTGTCAAAACCAAGAAAGCCTTATCTAAGTATCCATCTAAAATGTTGGTTGTAGCAGGTGGCGTAGCAGCCAACCAAGGCTTACGGGAACGCCTAGCCACAGATATCACTGAAACAGAAGTGGTCATTCCACCACTAAGACTCTGTGGAGATAATGCCGGCATGATTGCCCTTGCCGCAGCTGTTGAGTACGACAAAGGTCACTTTGCCCAAATGGATCTCAACGCTAAACCAAGTTTAGCTTTTAGTTATTTAGAGAATTAA
- the rimI gene encoding ribosomal protein S18-alanine N-acetyltransferase: MQKAQSIYAILDDAYQGQSPWNLKQIEADLSSPNNDYFFAYDQEQLIGFLSVQQLVGELELTNIAVKSRYQGKGIGAQLMTHLFDYDLPIFLEVRASNSAAQALYKSCGFAALAIRKNYYHNPVEDAVVMKKEGRNDR; this comes from the coding sequence ATGCAAAAAGCGCAAAGCATTTATGCCATTCTAGACGATGCCTACCAGGGTCAATCGCCTTGGAATCTCAAGCAAATTGAAGCTGATTTAAGCTCGCCCAATAACGACTACTTCTTTGCTTACGACCAAGAACAATTGATTGGCTTTCTCTCAGTCCAGCAATTAGTGGGTGAGTTAGAATTAACCAATATTGCAGTAAAAAGTCGATATCAAGGGAAAGGCATCGGAGCACAGCTAATGACACACCTCTTTGATTATGACTTGCCAATTTTTCTAGAGGTGCGTGCTTCTAATTCAGCAGCGCAAGCTCTCTATAAGTCATGTGGCTTTGCTGCACTAGCCATTCGCAAAAACTATTATCATAATCCGGTGGAAGATGCCGTTGTAATGAAAAAAGAAGGAAGAAATGACAGATAG